The genomic stretch gaaagaaaaagtggttgaagagtaattaagtgtggtaaacgaaaaaatgaatggggaaggtaaaaattaaagtgtaacgttcgtctccaacggctccctaacgttcacatgtctgaggggcgttacgctcgtcacaaggctgtgacgttcgtaacaggcgttttgcgtgccgttcgtcatggagtgtgtgacgctcgtcacacagtcctttttggcaaggcttcagtagaattactttggtagcgtattttaatgtttcattttgcttatgATCATTTTTAGTCTGCAGTTTTAATGTATTGTGCAcgcttacttgctttgtataataataataggtaacaacagtagagcataatagccattgcataataaaattaactaaacagcttcaataaaaatgatcataatgtattacagggaaggaaaataatgaaatgaaatagaaataaacatgaattcaaataacattaatgaaaaatctagcctaaaactaaataacttagaaagaaaaataactaaattccatctatcttcggatctctggccggaggagcaaaagagttaacatgatgccgtaacatacgtaactgacttgccgtgctgctcatgtattctagggtttcaagtctcaagctgtggaaatcttccctgagggcgtcttgttctgacatcaaggcttcaatgacggttttaatatctgttcctggcatatgatgtcggagatcaggcatggctgattcttcggtcagggCAGGCTGAGGgggaggatcaatatcatagtagccggaaggtgtctgagggtcagattcagcaagagaggtatggtcaacatagtgctcatagtcatcacaaatctcatagtcctggatggattcagtggatccagcaggagttggggtttcattcagattatagagccagttcctttgattgtgaacactagttctaggatcgggcatggtgaataggcagagaacctggttatcaataataagctcgaactcatcagaccctatgtttgctataaacatagtgttgaagaggaaaggtatactcatagtagtaatgccacaaaaagggctaaggtcaagcataggctgacgtaatccaatagcattacctatcatagtgatcaaaccgcctattctaatgggtgctcgctcatcctggataaggtggtccaaattagctaacataaaagtagcaccgtttactggacggttctgggaagcacaaaatatgatgaagagttcatcacgtgaaactgaagtactatttggcttcttcccaaataaagtgtgggtcaggatcttatggaaatagcgaaaagtcgggttatgtatgtttccagagagaaactcatgttcctcgggctcatcatttccagtcagcttaccccaaaagtgttcaagctctctatattcaaaaagttcctcctggcttacagtgaatgtatcaaaggaggtaggaaaacccaaaaggttggtgaagtctctaatattaaattggtactccatattgaacattctgaactggataaaacctctgctaattccttttccatggctaggtagatagattaatgaactaaggaattctagtgtgagtctccggtaggtggtgaaatgtctcaggataggggaggtttcccatcctatctgattcagcaaaaacaggacactctgtctcagtccaagggcagtcatagcccaatcatcagcatataaactaggtagcatctctctagcggctagttcttcaaactttcgtttctgagccattcctctgaacttgatacccatacgatcagaatgtcccatctggttagtgttagctagagaaaagaaacatgagtttaagtcaggatttggccaaatgccgaaagatgaaaagaattattattattattatatatatatatatatatatatatatatatatattttttctttttgaataaatcaataatgaatactaaatagaaattaaaagaaataattaagagaaaaatagggaattgataataataatagaataataaaataacaaattaatttgtgggttgtctcccactaagcgctttgtttaaatgtcgcaagctcgacaaaaaaaactgttaaatatagtctatgagtcctgggggcgtttcgtctaagtgtagaatctgcgaatcctcgttggtttccgcatagtgataatgtttcagacgttgcccgtttacggtgaacggttctgtagattgtccttttatttctaccgctccactgggaaagattttagtgatatgaaaaggtcctgaccatctggatcgtagttttcccgggaataactttagtctagagttaaataaaagtactgcgtcgccttgcttgaagattttccttgatatacgcttgtcatgccattgttttgttctttctttatagattttggcattttcataggcgtctcttctgagttcctctaattcgtttatgtcaaggattctcttttcaccggcggctttataattcaaatttaaatttctaatagcccaataggctttatgttctaattctaccgggaggtgataggattttccataaatgagcttaaatggggtcgtccctatgggagttttataagcagttcggtatgcccataaagcttctggtaatttcaatgaccaatctttccttgaagtggcgaccgttttttctagtatctgcttgatttctctgttagatacttccacttgtccactggtttgagggtggtaaggtgttgctatcctatgtctcactccatatttaagtagtagtttttcgagtaccttggatataaagtgtgatccaccatcactgactactattcttgggatgccaaatctcggaaatattatatttttaaagagtctagttactactcgggtgtcatttgttggagaagctatagcttcgatccattttgatacgtagtcaactgccacgagtatgtatttgttaccgaaagaggatgggaaaggtcccatgaagtctatcccccacacgtcaaaaatctctacttccaaaatacctttttgtggcatctcgtcacgtctagatatgtttcccgtgcgttgacatctgtcacactccttaatagccgcatgtacgtccttccatatagttggccaataaaagccagcttgtaggattttagagcaggtcttggatgtacttgtgtgtccgccataaggcgcagagtgacagtgttggattatattttctacctcttcttcgggtatacatcgacgaaaaataccatcggggcctcttttgaaaagtaagggatcatcccagtaatagtgttttatgtcgtggaagaatcgtttcttctgctggtaagataaagtaggtggaactattccggcagctaaataattgactagatcagcgtaccatggtatgacagatatagctaaggtggtttctacttgcatgtcggagttgttctcttccaaagtagctatgagtttatcatacgagaaatcatcattaatggatgttctttctggttcaaggttctcaagtctagagagatggtctgctactacgttttcagttcctttcttgtccttgatttctaagtcgaattcttgcagtaacaagatccatcttaggagtctaggtttagcatctttttttgttaaaaggtacctgatagcagcgtgatcagtgtaaactattattttggctcctaccaggtaagaacgaaatttatctagcgcaaataccactgctaggagttctttctcggttgtggcataattcatctgtgcttcatccagggttctgctagcgtaatatataacgtgaagctttttatcctttctttgtcctaaaacagcacctacagcataatcactggcatcgcacattatttcgaatggttcattccagtctggtgtctgcataatgggtgcggagatcaatgcttgtttaagagtttgaaatgcttttaaacagttatcgtcgaatatgaattcagcatctttcatcaacagtccggttaagggtttagttatcttagagaagtctttgatgaatcgtcagtaaaaaccggcgtgtcctaaaaagcttcgtacttctctcacagttcttgggggttgaagattttcgattacctctattttggctttgtctacttcaattcctctgttcgagatgatgtgtcctaaaacaatgccttcttgtaccataaagtggcacttttcccaattaagtactaagtttacttttacacatcgttccagaactctttccaggttttcaaggcattcttcgaaactttgtccgtatacagaaaagtcatccataaatacttccatgatgttttcgagaaagtcggcgaatattgccatcatgcatctttgaaaagttgcaggggcattacacagaccaaacggcattcgtctataagcgaaggtaccaaaagggcatgtgaatgttgtcttttcctggtcatcagggtgaattggtatttgaaagaagcctgaataaccgtctaaataacagaaatgtgaatgtttagctaatcgttctaacatctggtcaatgaatggtaaagggaaatgatcttttcgggttgctttgtttagtttcctataatcaatgcacattctccatcccgattcgattcgtttagttatagtttctcctttttcgttttcaataacggttatgcctcctttctttggtacaacgtgtacaggactaacccatttgctatcagatataggatatataatacctgcttctaataacttggttatttctttctttactacctcacttaggatcggatttagtcttctctggtgttccctagaggttttacagttttcttctaacatgatgcggtgcatacaaatagaagggcttattcctttaagatcggtgatgtggtatcctagtgcggttggatattttcttaagatatgtaggagtttttctgtttcgagtcttcctagatctgcattaactatcacaggtcgttcaagttctaagtctaggaattcatatctcagatttttgggaagtgttttcaaatcaggggttggtttgttaagacactgcgtaggatccggtgttattgctaggcattgtttagatttgtcctctaaaagatagtctgatgatttgtcttctcctgactctgcttcttttatgcattcatcgatgatatccatgaagtaacatgtatcttctattgcaggtgctttcaagaattgggaaagaatgaattcaattttctcttcacctacttcgaaggtgagtcgtcctcgttttacgtctatgattgcaccggcagttgctaagaatggtcttcctagtataataggtgtcatatcatcttctctaatgtccataattgtgaagtcagtgggaatgtaaaactgacctatgcgtacgggaacgttttcaaggattcctacaggatatttgatggaacgatctgctaattgcacagacattttggtcggtcttaattctcccatttccagtttcttacatatggataaaggcataacgctaattccggctcctaaatcgcataaggctttgtcgatgacaaattttcctatgtgacagggtatagagaaactacccggatccttgagtttagggggcatgttttggattatagcgctacattcggcagggagtgtaacggtttcgctatcctcaagtttcctcttattggaaagaatttcttttaagaatttagcatatgagggcatctgcgtgatagcttcggtaaacggaattgtaacgtttaattgtttaaggagatcaacaaattttctaaattggcctacatctttggttttaacaagcctttgagggtaaggtataggtggtttgtaaggtggtggaggtacataaggttccttcttttctagggtttccttattactctcttccttttccttaggttcactttcctcagtagatttcttagggttttggttttctatccttgggtcagacggtccttccacttccgttccacttctcaatataattgcatgagcttggcttctcggattgggttggggctgtccagggaatgtaccagttggtgcagcagtaggtgcttgttgttgagctacttgagatatttgcgtttccagcattttgttatgggtagccagggcatctactttgcttgctagttgtttaagctgttcgccagtgtgtatgttctggtttaagaaatctttattggtttgttgttgggaagctataaagttttccatcatgatttccaagttggattttctaggggtattattgttaggattcggtttctgatatcctggagatatagatggggcttgatttggagactgtccaggtgcgtataaagcattattactcttatatgagaagtttggatggttcttccaatttgggttataggtattcgaataggggcttccttgagcatagtttacttgctctgcttggattccagtcaagagttgacattccgcaggagtgtggccttggattccacagacctcgcaattctgagttatagcaaccacggcggctggaggtgatacgtttaaactttcaattttctggaccaaagcatccacttttgcattgacgtgatcaaggttacttatctcgtacatgccagttttcggttgaggtttttccacattcgttcgttcggttccccattgatagtggttttgggccatgctctcgataagctggtaagcatcagcgtaaggtttgttcattagtgcaccacctgcagcggcgtctattgttaaccttgtattgtataagagaccattataaaatgtgtgaattactaaccagtcttccaaaccatggtgtgggcaaagtctcatcatgtctttgtatctttcccatgcttcgaaaagagactcgttgtctttctgtttaaatccgtttatctgggctcttaacatagctgttttgcttggtggaaaatatcgggcaagaaaaactttcttcaactcgttccatgtggtgactgagttggaagggagagattgaagccatcttctagcgctatctcttaatgagaaaggaaaaagacgaagtcgaattgcctctgaagtgacaccattagctttaacagtatcagcgtattgaacaaatacggataaatgaaggtttggatcttcggtaagatttccagagaattggttctgttgcacagcct from Lathyrus oleraceus cultivar Zhongwan6 chromosome 7, CAAS_Psat_ZW6_1.0, whole genome shotgun sequence encodes the following:
- the LOC127108054 gene encoding uncharacterized protein LOC127108054, producing the protein PYKPPIPYPQRLVKTKDVGQFRKFVDLLKQLNVTIPFTEAITQMPSYDSETVTLPAECSAIIQNMPPKLKDPGSFSIPCHIGKFVIDKALCDLGAGISVMPLSICKKLEMGELRPTKMSVQLADRSIKYPVGILENVPVRIGQFYIPTDFTIMDIREDDMTPIILGRPFLATAGAIIDVKRGRLTFEVGEEKIEFILSQFLKAPAIEDT